The nucleotide window CTTCTACAAGAATAAACCCCAACAATCAAGCCACTGACAATAAGCATCATAGCCTTTTTTCAATCCAAATGCTGCACTTGCTAGTGCTGCTCCTCCAAGTAGTACCGGTATCAATGGTAATGGCATATTGCCCCCTTTTTTATTAATTTATTATGTTCTATTTGTGCTTTAAAAGATTGCAAGCCTCGATATTTTAATGTATAAAACTCAAGCACATCAAAGTGCTGTTTATACACCTTCTCATACATAACATCAATTCTGCAAATTTCTGGTCTATGATTATGGATTGTGCATGTATTGTTTTGTGTGTCTAAAAACTTGCACACACCATTTCCTAAATCAACTCTTTTAAATCAGTAATTTTAGATATATTCCTACAACACAACCCACACTTATCACAAGGAAAATTATTCAACAAAGTCATAATCAAAAACCACCATAAAGCACTAATGAACATTGAAAATTAAATCAAAAAAAAACAAGGCTACTTCAAAAATAATATAATAATACAATGAGTAAAGAGCAAATAGGAATTTTATGGATAAGCAGTGCAAGTATCGCATATGGGATAATGCCTATATGGACTGTTCTAGCACAAAATAATGGCTTTAATAGTGAGTTTATTTTATTTTTTAGATTTTTCTTTAGTGCGATATTACTTTTAGCATGGATATATTTTAGAAAAATACCCCTAAAGCTACCAAAACTAAAACTTCTGCATTTCTTTATGCTTGGCGGTATCATATATGTAGCACAAGCTTGGGCGTATTTAGAATCTTTACGCTTTATTCCAGCCTCTTTATCCGTGCTTTTATACCACATTTATCCAATTATAGTCGCACTTATTGCCATTATTTTTCTAAAAGATAAGCTAAAGCCCACTACACTTGTCTCTCTTTTGCTTTGCTTTTTGGGCTTAGTTTTAGTCTTAAAGATTCCGCAAAACTTAACTTTAGATTATTTTGGTGTTGTTCTATCTTTAATTGGTGCTTTATTTTACGGATTATATGTGGTATTTAGCAAACAAATAGCCTCTGGTATCTCATCTGTCCTTTGTAGCTTTTATATATGCTTGTTTGCTTCTTTGGTTATGCTTGTATCATTCATGCTTACAGGGGACATAAATATAGATTCGATTAACTATATAGGGATAACCTCGCTTCTTGGGCTAACATTTATATCTACCCTATTTTCCATGATGGCTTATTTTTTTGGAATGTCAAAACTAGGTGTAACCAAAACTGCTATTTTAGGCATGATAGAACCACTAGTAGCAATATTACTATCACTTATGATTTTAGATGAAAGCTTGAATCTGTGGCAATGGGGCGGTGCTATTTTAATTATATTTGGTTCTTTATTGTTGTTTATCAAAAAAGGATAAAATTAGCTTCTCCCACTTTTCTAGCACAACTTCTTTGCCAAAACGCTCTTTAATATTTGGGGCTTGTTGTTTCAAAATATCTTTTTGCACTGCCATTTGGCAAAAAGCTTCACTTAGCCCTTCTACATCTCCAAGCTTTACTAAAAGCCCATTTACACCATGCTCTATAATCTCTCCTGGTCCATAAGGACAATCATAACTAACAACTGGAATCCCACACATCAAAGATTCGATTAATACATTACTAAGCCCCTCTTTATGACTGCTTAGTGCAAAGAATTCTGCTTGTTTATAGAAGCTGTATAGATTTTTTTGTTTCCCTAAAAACACTATCTTTACCCCAAGATTCTTAGCATTTTCCTCTAAGCCCTCCTTTAAAGCCCCATCTCCTGCTAGAAGAAGTGAGTATTCTTTATGCTTTTTGTTAAATTTAACAAACGCTTCTATTAGCTCATCAAAATGCTTACTCTCTATCATTCTCCCTGCACTTAGAATATAAGGCTTATATGCACTATAATCTTTTAGTTCTTCTTTTTCTAGCTCAATAGGGTTTGGCATAACGCATACATTTTGCAAAAAAGAGTAGTTTTGCAAATCTTTGCTTGTAAGCATAGTAACACAATTTGCATAAGGATAGATTATCTTACGCAAGAAAAACCAAGCTTTTTGTTGTTCTAGGCTCTCATAAATACTATGTTCTGTGGCTATGATTTTTATCTTGGCAATTTTAGAAGCGATGATACTTAGGATATTTGTTTGATGAATTAGGCTAATTACTAGATTTATTTTTTGTTCTTTAAAAATCCTAACAAGGGCTAAAATTTTAGAAAAATTTGCACCAAGTCCGCCAAGAATCCCTCTTTTATGTCCTATTACACATAATTTTACATTCTCATTTATTGTATAGAATCTATTCTTATCGCTCCATACGATAAGAGTAATATTAAATGGCAGATTGTTTGCCAAAAAAGAAGCAACCCTCTCAGCCCCTCCCATAGAGAGTGAAGAGACAATAATAGCAATATTTTTATCCTGCATTGTGGTTAAACTCCACTACGATTTCTTTAAGTTTAGAAACTTTATTTTCACATTCTAAAAGCTCTAAAATATCTTTATTTAGCTTATCTATATCGTATTCTGTGGGGCGTGCTACTTGGATTGATGGATATTTTGTCTTGCCCTCACTCTCTCCTATTAGTAGCTCTTCATAAAGCTTCTCTCCCGGTCTTAGTCCGCTAAATACTATTTCTATCTCATTTTCTTTGCCATAAAGCCTTAACATATTTTTGGCTAAATCCACGATTTTTACAGGCTCTCCCATATCAAGGATAAATATCTCTCCACCTTTAGCAATAGAGGCTGCTTGAAGCACTAGCCTACAAGCTTCAGGTATAAGCATAAAATACCTTGTAATATCAGGGTGGGTTACGGTTATGGGGCCTCCACTTTGGATTTGAGCTTTAAACTTTGGCACAACAGAACCAGAAGATCCAAGCACATTGCCAAATCTAACTGCTACAATCTCGCTTTGCTTGGAATCTACATTTTGTGCATAAAGCTCCACCACACGCTTAGTTGCACCCATTACATTTGTAGGACGCACAGCTTTATCAGTGGAGATAATCACAATTTTTGGCACTTTAGATTCTATTGCACAATCTATTACATTTTTTGAACCAATGATATTGTTTTCAATCGCACTTTTTTGATTGTATTCACAAAGTGGCACATGCTTATAAGCTGCTGCATGCATAACAATATCAGGTCTTTCTTCATCTAGGAGCTTTTGTAGTCTTTCTCTCTCTAAAATTGATAACATTACAGGACGCAAAGGCTGATTAGCATTTAGCTTCCCTAGAGGATTATTTTTTGTTAGCTCTTCTGTGATTGCATAAAGATTATATTCACTATGTTCTACTAAGATAACCCTTTTAGCTCCAAAGCTAACACACTGCCTTACAATCTCGCTTCCTATACTGCCACCTGCACCCGTTATTAGCACCTTTTTGCCACTTATGAAGTTTGCTATTACTTCTTTATCTAAATCCTTACTAGGACGCGAGAGTAAATCTTCAATAGAAATATCCTCTAGCGGTGCGTCATCTTTTAACATGGAGGCTATTTTTACCTCTTCGATTCCTATTTGTTTTAGTTCGTTAAAAAGATTTTCTAAAGGTGGCTTTGCATAGCTTTTAGTCAAAATCACACTTTTAATACTATGCTTCTCCATTAGCTCTTTTATGGCACTTTTTGGATAGACCTTTAAGTTTGAGATATAGTTTCCCTGCTCTTTAATATCTTCATCAATGATTGCTAGAGGATAAAAGGGGAGTTCGCCATTTAATGCACTTTTTATAAGAGTTGCACTTTGTGTATTTGCCCCAAAGATTAAAGCTGGTTTTGGGGAGTTTTTAGGAGAGTTTTCTAAATATGTCCGCTTAGAGATTCTAAATCCTCCTATAAAAATAGAAGAAAGCACAAAATCAATCATCACAACACTTAGTGGGAAGTCCGCAAACAAGCCAAAAAACACCAAAATACCAAAAATACTATAACTCACTAAATGTGCATAAAGAAGCTTTAATGCTTCACTAAGCCCAAAGAATCTCCATGGCACAAGATAAATTTTAAACACACTTAATGCTATAACCTTTAAGGCTATCAAAGAGATAAACGCAAAAATCACATTTTTGCTAAATTCTAGTGGCACCTGAAAGGAAAATCTTAAATCATATGCTAGTAGCAAAGTAAAATAAGACACCAAAACATCTACAAGCACAAAGAATATTATTCTTTTTGTGTTGCTTGGGCGGAATAATCTTGACTTTAGCACTTAAACCCTTTTGACAAAATCTAAAACAAAAGAGCAAATCTCTTCAATATCGCTTCTTAATAATGCCCCACCACTTGGAAGACAAATCCCGCTTTTAAAGAGATTCTCACTTACTCCATTACTAAAGCTAAGACTATCTTTAAAGAGTGGTTGGAGGTGCATAGGTTTCCACAAAGGACGACTTTCAATGCCTTTTGTAGCTAAAAAATCTACTAGTTTAAATGGATTTATTTTGCCATTTTTAAAGCTTAGCGTTGTAAGCCACCTATTACCTCTTGTATCCTTTAACTCTGGCATAAACTCTACTTCTAAACCTTTTAACAATTCTTCATACCACGAAAAAATCTCTCTTCTTTTTTGCACTTTGCTTTCAATTTCTTCTAGTTGCCCAACACCAATAGCAGCACAAATATTGCTAAGCCTATAATTATACCCATAGTCTTTATGCTCATAATATGGCAAATTTTCTCTAGCTTGAGTGGAGTAGAATCTCGCCTTTTGCATAAGCTCTTCATTCTTGCCTAAAAGCATTCCTCCACCACTTGTTGTAATAATTTTATTACCATTAAAGGACAATGCACCAAACTCTCCTATTGCCCCTGTATGAGAGCCTTTATAAAATGCTCCTAGAGATTCTGCTGCATCTTCAATTAATAGCACATTGTATTTTTTACAAATTTCGCTAATTTCATCTAGCTTTGCACATTGTCCATACAAATGCGTAACAATCAAAGCTTTTGGATAGTTTCCATCTCTTTTTAGCTTCTCACATGCTTCTTCTAAAAGCTTAGGAGAGAGATTCCAGCAATCTTCATCACTATCGATAAACACCGGAATTGCACCCTCATAGAGAATTGCATCAATAGAGCCAATAAAAGTAAAACTTGAGGCTAAAATATAATCACCACTTTTAATCCCACTCACTCTTAAAGCTAAATGCAACGCAGAAGTTCCGCTATTTAAAGCTAATGCATTTGAAGATTTTGTATAACTCATAGCATCTTTTTCGAATCTATTTACAAATTCTCCTAAAGGCGCAATATAATTACTCCTAAATGCTTCATCAACATATTTTTGCTCATTTTTTCCCATTTGTGGTGGTGATAAAAAGATTCTAAAACTCATCTTAACTCCTTTTTTGCTGGATTGCCTACTATTTTTGTATTACTTTTTATATCACTAATTACTACACTTCCTGCACCAACTACACAATTATCTCCCACACTTTTAGTAGGTATAATAGTAGTCCCTGCACCAATATGGCTAAGATTCCCTACTTTCACCGCCCCACATAGAGTAGAGTTTGGCGAAAGATGAGAAAACTCACCCACAATGCAATCATGCTCTAGCACACAAGAAGTGTTTAAAATTGCACCTCTTTTAACTAATGCATTTGCATTTACAACTACATTTGGCATTACCACACAAGCCTCATTAATAATCGCACTAGGAGAGATAATAGCACTTTTATGAATAATGCTTGGCAAACTAAAGCCCATTTTGCTAAAAAATTTATATAAATTTTTACGCAAGAAATTATCCCCTACCCCTAATGCAATGCAAATAGAAGTATCTTTTAAGCTTAAGAATTCCTCTCTACTTATAGCAGGGATTTTGCTTATCGTTTTATTTTGCGGATTATCGTCTATTATGTATTTCACAATAAAGCCATTGCTAACTATCATATCAAAAATAACTCGTCCATGTCCGCTGGCACCAAAAATTGCAAACTTATCCAAAACAACCCCTATATATTAATCACTATGCAACAATTTTAGCAGATTTTTTTGTTAAAATTATTCCCATGAGAATAGAAAAAATACAAGACAACGCATTTATGCTAAGAGGCAAAATTAAAGAAATAAGCGATTATCACGACATAAAAGCACTAATTGAAAAAATGAGAAAAAATGGAATTAACGAGGTTTATTTTGGGATTCCACAAGCAAAGGAAATAAGCTTTTATATCTTAGGATATTGGCTAAAGTTAGCAAGAAAAAATGACTTTAAGCTCCACTTATTTATAGAAAGTCCGCTTCTTTATAGTAATATAGTAAAGCTTGGCTTTAGCGAATTTTTAGAGGTAATAGATGGAAGATTGGAAGAATATATACAACCTATTTGATCCTGTTGCATTTACTTTTTTTGTGCCTGTGCATTGGTATGGGATAATGTATGTCTTAGCCCTTTTAGTGGCTTTAATGGTGGCAAAATGGATTGTAAAGAAAGATTCATATCCTATTTCAAATTCTATGCTTGATAGCTACTTTATTTGGGTTGAAATTGGAGTAATCTTAGGCGCAAGATTAGGATATATTATTTTTTATGACCCTTATGCTTTGTATTATCTGCTAAATCCATGGCAAATTTTTAATCCATTTGATACAAATGGGAATTTTGTAGGCATTAGGGGCATGAGTTTCCATGGAGCGGTAATTGGATTTTTGATAGCTTCATTTATCTTTGCAAAGGCAAAAAAGGTAAATTTTTGGCTATTCACTGATTTAGCATGTCTTAGCATACCTTTAGGATATGTATTTGGACGAATCGGAAATTTCTTAAACCAAGAATTAGTAGGGCGAGAGACCACAAGTATATTTGGTATCTATGTAGATGGGATCTTACGACACCCAAGCCAACTATATGAAGCAATCTTGGAAGGATTGTTGGTATTTATAATATTATTTGCATTCCGTAAAAAGGCGAAGTTTGTTGGACAAATAAGCATACTATATGGAATCTTATACTCCATAGCAAGATTTGTTGCAGAGTTTTTTAGAGAACCAGATTCACAACTTGGCTTTATAGCATTTAACTTCATAACTCAAGGACAGCTTTTATCGCTAGCAATTTTTGTATGTTGCATAATTTTACTTCTAATGCCACAAAACAAGGCTAAAAATGACTAGCATTTCTCTGCAAAATATATCCAAACAATACGACTATAAACCAATATTAAAAGATGTATCACTTAACATACAAGAAGGAGAGATGGTTGCCATAATAGGAAAAAATGGTGCAGGAAAATCAACTCTATTAAAAATTTTACATGGAAGTTTGGAGCAAGATAGTGGGAATAGAATCTTAAAGGGCACACCAGAGATTAAGTATCTATCTCAACAAGCAAACTTTAAAGAAGGTCAAAGCGTAAGAGAGGCGATATTAGAATCCCTTAGCGAGATAATAAATGCAAAAAATCAACTAGAAGAAACAAATAAAGCCCTACAAAATAATCCAAATGACAAGAATCTGCTAAAGATTCAAGCAGAACTTAGCACATATATAGACCACCATGAAGCATGGGATTTAGACAATAAAATAGACAAGATTCTAGATTCATTTAAGCTTAAAGAGCTAGAAACTAAATTCGCAAATCTCCTAAGTGGTGGTGAGCAAAAGAGAGTTGGACTAGCTTGTTTATTATTAAAAAAACCAGATATTTTACTGCTTGATGAACCAACAAACCACCTAGATGTGCAAATGGTGGAGTTTTTAGAAGAATTATTAACAAAAGAGAGATGGACTTTAATCTTTATAAGCCATGATAGATATTTTATAGATAGAGTAGCAAATAGCATTATTGAAGTAGAAGACTGCAATATACGGAGATTCAAAGGTGGCTATGGAGATTATCTAAGAAGCAAACAAATACTGCTAGAAAACCTAGCAAAGGAGCATGAAACACTGCTAAAACATCTAAAATATGAAGAAGAATGGCTAAGTCGAGGTGTTAGAGCTAGAGTGAAGCGTAATGAAGGACGCAAAGCTAGAATCATGCAAATGAGAGAAGATGCAAAAAATAACCCATCTATAATAAGAAAAATGAAACTAGAGCTAGAGCGAGAAACAAAAAGTTTCAACCAAGAAGAAGGCACAAACAAAAAGAAAATGCTATTTGAGCTTGAAGGGGTGAATCTCTCATTTGGAGATAAGATTCTAATACAAAACTTCTCTACACGAATCTTACAAAAAGACAAAATTGCCATAGTTGGTAGCAATGGAGCAGGAAAATCAAGCCTACTTAAAGCAATGCTTGGGAGAATAAAGTTTGATAGCGGGAAGTTTGATAGTGGCGATGTAAAAATTGGGTATTTTGACCAACATAGAGAAATGCTAGATGATACAAAAGATTTGCTAGAGACATTTTGTCCATTTGGCGGAGATAGGATAGATGTAAGAGGCAAAAATATGCATGTCTTTGGCTATCTTAAAAACTTCCTCTTTCCAAAAGAATTTTTAGATAAAAAAATAGGCACATTAAGCGGAGGCGAGAAAAATCGTGTAGCATTAGCACTACTCTTTACCAAAGAATATGATTGCCTGATTTTAGATGAACCAACAAATGACTTAGATATTCCAACTATAAATATATTAGAAGAGTATTTGCAAAGCTTTGAAGGAGCTTTAATAATAGTAAGTCATGATAGATATTTTGTAGATAAAATTGCTAAAAAATTATTTATATTTGGCAATAATGGAGAAATAATAGAAAGCCATAAAAGCTTCCAAGAATACTTAGAAATACAAAAAGAGCTAAAGCAATACGATGAAATAGCAATCTCACAGCCAAAAGTAGAACCAATCAAAAAAGAAAAAAGCAAACTCTCATATCATCAAATGCGTCTTTTAGAATCCCTCCCACAGCAAATAGAAGAGCTAGAGCTAGAAATAAAGCACATAGAAGATAAACTATACTCAAACACTCTAAGCACAAGTGAGCTACAAGAACTATCAATAACACTTGAAGCAAAAAAGGAAGAATGCGATTTAAAACTAGAAGAATACCTAAAGCTAGAAGAACTACAAGAGAGTTTAAACAAAAACTAGCTTTAAGTTATATTAACAAACTACAAGCTAAAATTTCGCAAAAACTTAAGGCATTATTTTGGATTCAAAGGTTATTACTATTACTTCAGGGAAAGGTGGTGTTGGTAAATCCACCACAACAGCAAATCTAGCAGTAGGCTTAGCAAATTTAGGCAAAAAGGTTGTAGCAGTCGATTTTGACATAGGTCTTAGGAATCTAGATATGATTTTAGGCTTAGAAAATCGAATCGTATATGATATAGTAAATGTCATGGAAGGCGAGTGCAACCTATCTCAAGCACTAATTAATGATAAAAAAACAAAAAATCTATACTTCCTACCAGCTAGTCAAAGCAAAGATAAAAATATACTTGACAAAGATAAAGTTGCAAATCTAGTAGAAAAGCTAAAAGAAGAGTTTGATTATGTGCTTTTAGATTCTCCTGCTGGGATTGAGGGTGGGTTTGAGCATTCTATATTTTTAGCTGATATGTCACTTATAATCTCAACTCCAGAAGTATCAAGCGTTAGAGACGCAGATAGGGTCATAGGCATAATAGATGCAAAAAGCAAGAAAGCACAAGAAGGCAAAGAAGTCGAAAAACACATAATAATAAATCGCCTAAAGCCTGATATGGTAGAAAAGGGTGAAATGCTAAGCGTAGATGATGTGCTAAAAATTTTAGCATTACCTTTAATTGGTATAGTCCCTGAAGATGAAAAAATAGTATCTTCCACAAATATGGGAGAACCTATAATTTATAAAGATTCACAAGCTTCAAAAGCATATCAAAACATAGCTAGAAGAATCCTAGGAGAAGAAGTGCCCTATTTAGAGCTAAAAAGCAAAAAAGGATTCTTTGGGAGGCTATTTTCATGAGTTTAATTGATAAATTATTTGGCAACAAAAAGTCTTCAGCACAAGCCGCAAGAGATAGGTTAACACTTGTTCTTGCACATGAGAGAACAATTAATGTGCCATATATGGACATGATGAAACAAGAAATCTTAGAAGTAATCAAAAAATACACAAAAGCAGAGAAAATAGACATAAAAACAGATTCTAACTCTAATTTTAATGCACTTGAAATAGAAATACTTCTACAAAAATAAATGAAAACCAAACTCACAAAAATCGCAATCGCTCTAGTGGCTATTATGTCAGCTTTGAGCATTTTGCCCTTAATGGATATAACATCACTAAATACAAAACAAACAGAATCTGAATTTAAAGATTCAAATAATTCTCAAGCTACAAATGAAGACAACAATCTAACAAGCACAAATGAAAAACTAATAGAAAAAAATATAGATTTCTTAAAAGAGAATATAGAAATCTTACAAAATCAAACAAACACAACAAAAATAGAAGATAACAACACTATAAAGCAAGAACCAATAGAGCCAACAAAACAAGAATCTACACAAAATACAAATGAAGATTCATGCAATAGGGCTAAACCTCAACTAGCAATAATAATAGATGATGTAGCCACAATGCAACAATACAACAACATAAAGAGCGTCCCATTTAAACTAACCCCATCAATATTCCCAAGAAGTAAAGCTACGCCAAACACGCCACAAATAGCAAAACAAGCACCATTTTTCATGGTTCATCTACCGCTTGAGGCATTAAACTTCTACCAAAAAGGTCATAGATGGATTCTAACTAGCAATACCAAAGAGGAAATGCAAACAATAATAGATGAAATAACAAGGGACTTCCCACGCTTAGAATATATCAACAATCACACCGGTAGCAAATTCACACAGACATACGAATCTTTAGAAAAATTACTAGACATTTTAAATAATGAAAAAATAACATTTCTAGATTCAAGAACTAGCTCTAAAACACAAAGTGCAAAATATTATGCAAACCACAATATAACTCCACAAAACAAATGTCAGAGTGTATTTTTAAAAAGAGATATATTTTTAGATAATGAACTTGATATACCAAAAATAACACAAAACATAATAGATTCTATAAACTTAGCCAAAAAAAGAGGCTATGCAATAGCAATAGGACACCCACACAAAGAAACTATACTAGCCCTAAAAAACGCCACCAACTACATAAAAGATTCTGGTGTTGAGCTTGTATATGTAAACGAGCTAGTAATTAAGTAAAATATTGCTAAAATCAAAACTAAAAGGTTGCAAGGCTGGGAATGATAAAACCAAAAGAAAGCATTAGACTTCAAGGCAGCATTTTAAACATAGTAGAAGGCAGGGAATCTACATTTTGCATAGACAATACATTTCGCCTTACAGAAATAGACAGCTCGTTAAAAATTAAGGGCAATATGCAAGTTACAAAACATGCCAAACCCCCACATAGATACTCTCATGCATTTGGAATCTCACGCTTTGCTTATTGTTGTGTGCCAATTATGGGAGAACATAAGGTATTTATCTTAGAGTTTAGAGATGGCAAAGTCCAACATATAAGCACACTAGAAGATCATGATGGCGATATTGAAGCATGTGGATTTTCAAAAAATGGTGAAATCTTTGCAACAGGTGGACAAGATGGCAGGGTATTCTTTTATGACGCAAAAAGCTTCTTGCCACTTGGCTCATTAATGGCAAGATCTGATTATATATCTGTAATTACATTTTCGCAAAATAGTGAATTTTTAGCAATTAGTGGCTTTGATAAATTTACTATGGTTTTTGATATTTTGCGACATAAGATTA belongs to Helicobacter ibis and includes:
- a CDS encoding acetyltransferase; translation: MDKFAIFGASGHGRVIFDMIVSNGFIVKYIIDDNPQNKTISKIPAISREEFLSLKDTSICIALGVGDNFLRKNLYKFFSKMGFSLPSIIHKSAIISPSAIINEACVVMPNVVVNANALVKRGAILNTSCVLEHDCIVGEFSHLSPNSTLCGAVKVGNLSHIGAGTTIIPTKSVGDNCVVGAGSVVISDIKSNTKIVGNPAKKELR
- the abc-f gene encoding ribosomal protection-like ABC-F family protein produces the protein MTSISLQNISKQYDYKPILKDVSLNIQEGEMVAIIGKNGAGKSTLLKILHGSLEQDSGNRILKGTPEIKYLSQQANFKEGQSVREAILESLSEIINAKNQLEETNKALQNNPNDKNLLKIQAELSTYIDHHEAWDLDNKIDKILDSFKLKELETKFANLLSGGEQKRVGLACLLLKKPDILLLDEPTNHLDVQMVEFLEELLTKERWTLIFISHDRYFIDRVANSIIEVEDCNIRRFKGGYGDYLRSKQILLENLAKEHETLLKHLKYEEEWLSRGVRARVKRNEGRKARIMQMREDAKNNPSIIRKMKLELERETKSFNQEEGTNKKKMLFELEGVNLSFGDKILIQNFSTRILQKDKIAIVGSNGAGKSSLLKAMLGRIKFDSGKFDSGDVKIGYFDQHREMLDDTKDLLETFCPFGGDRIDVRGKNMHVFGYLKNFLFPKEFLDKKIGTLSGGEKNRVALALLFTKEYDCLILDEPTNDLDIPTINILEEYLQSFEGALIIVSHDRYFVDKIAKKLFIFGNNGEIIESHKSFQEYLEIQKELKQYDEIAISQPKVEPIKKEKSKLSYHQMRLLESLPQQIEELELEIKHIEDKLYSNTLSTSELQELSITLEAKKEECDLKLEEYLKLEELQESLNKN
- a CDS encoding DMT family transporter gives rise to the protein MSKEQIGILWISSASIAYGIMPIWTVLAQNNGFNSEFILFFRFFFSAILLLAWIYFRKIPLKLPKLKLLHFFMLGGIIYVAQAWAYLESLRFIPASLSVLLYHIYPIIVALIAIIFLKDKLKPTTLVSLLLCFLGLVLVLKIPQNLTLDYFGVVLSLIGALFYGLYVVFSKQIASGISSVLCSFYICLFASLVMLVSFMLTGDINIDSINYIGITSLLGLTFISTLFSMMAYFFGMSKLGVTKTAILGMIEPLVAILLSLMILDESLNLWQWGGAILIIFGSLLLFIKKG
- a CDS encoding aminotransferase class I/II-fold pyridoxal phosphate-dependent enzyme, which encodes MSFRIFLSPPQMGKNEQKYVDEAFRSNYIAPLGEFVNRFEKDAMSYTKSSNALALNSGTSALHLALRVSGIKSGDYILASSFTFIGSIDAILYEGAIPVFIDSDEDCWNLSPKLLEEACEKLKRDGNYPKALIVTHLYGQCAKLDEISEICKKYNVLLIEDAAESLGAFYKGSHTGAIGEFGALSFNGNKIITTSGGGMLLGKNEELMQKARFYSTQARENLPYYEHKDYGYNYRLSNICAAIGVGQLEEIESKVQKRREIFSWYEELLKGLEVEFMPELKDTRGNRWLTTLSFKNGKINPFKLVDFLATKGIESRPLWKPMHLQPLFKDSLSFSNGVSENLFKSGICLPSGGALLRSDIEEICSFVLDFVKRV
- a CDS encoding divergent polysaccharide deacetylase family protein — protein: MDITSLNTKQTESEFKDSNNSQATNEDNNLTSTNEKLIEKNIDFLKENIEILQNQTNTTKIEDNNTIKQEPIEPTKQESTQNTNEDSCNRAKPQLAIIIDDVATMQQYNNIKSVPFKLTPSIFPRSKATPNTPQIAKQAPFFMVHLPLEALNFYQKGHRWILTSNTKEEMQTIIDEITRDFPRLEYINNHTGSKFTQTYESLEKLLDILNNEKITFLDSRTSSKTQSAKYYANHNITPQNKCQSVFLKRDIFLDNELDIPKITQNIIDSINLAKKRGYAIAIGHPHKETILALKNATNYIKDSGVELVYVNELVIK
- the minD gene encoding septum site-determining protein MinD translates to MDSKVITITSGKGGVGKSTTTANLAVGLANLGKKVVAVDFDIGLRNLDMILGLENRIVYDIVNVMEGECNLSQALINDKKTKNLYFLPASQSKDKNILDKDKVANLVEKLKEEFDYVLLDSPAGIEGGFEHSIFLADMSLIISTPEVSSVRDADRVIGIIDAKSKKAQEGKEVEKHIIINRLKPDMVEKGEMLSVDDVLKILALPLIGIVPEDEKIVSSTNMGEPIIYKDSQASKAYQNIARRILGEEVPYLELKSKKGFFGRLFS
- the lgt gene encoding prolipoprotein diacylglyceryl transferase, giving the protein MEDWKNIYNLFDPVAFTFFVPVHWYGIMYVLALLVALMVAKWIVKKDSYPISNSMLDSYFIWVEIGVILGARLGYIIFYDPYALYYLLNPWQIFNPFDTNGNFVGIRGMSFHGAVIGFLIASFIFAKAKKVNFWLFTDLACLSIPLGYVFGRIGNFLNQELVGRETTSIFGIYVDGILRHPSQLYEAILEGLLVFIILFAFRKKAKFVGQISILYGILYSIARFVAEFFREPDSQLGFIAFNFITQGQLLSLAIFVCCIILLLMPQNKAKND
- the minE gene encoding cell division topological specificity factor MinE; translation: MSLIDKLFGNKKSSAQAARDRLTLVLAHERTINVPYMDMMKQEILEVIKKYTKAEKIDIKTDSNSNFNALEIEILLQK
- a CDS encoding glycosyltransferase, whose protein sequence is MQDKNIAIIVSSLSMGGAERVASFLANNLPFNITLIVWSDKNRFYTINENVKLCVIGHKRGILGGLGANFSKILALVRIFKEQKINLVISLIHQTNILSIIASKIAKIKIIATEHSIYESLEQQKAWFFLRKIIYPYANCVTMLTSKDLQNYSFLQNVCVMPNPIELEKEELKDYSAYKPYILSAGRMIESKHFDELIEAFVKFNKKHKEYSLLLAGDGALKEGLEENAKNLGVKIVFLGKQKNLYSFYKQAEFFALSSHKEGLSNVLIESLMCGIPVVSYDCPYGPGEIIEHGVNGLLVKLGDVEGLSEAFCQMAVQKDILKQQAPNIKERFGKEVVLEKWEKLILSFFDKQQ
- the pglF gene encoding UDP-N-acetylglucosamine 4,6-dehydratase (configuration-retaining), with the protein product MLKSRLFRPSNTKRIIFFVLVDVLVSYFTLLLAYDLRFSFQVPLEFSKNVIFAFISLIALKVIALSVFKIYLVPWRFFGLSEALKLLYAHLVSYSIFGILVFFGLFADFPLSVVMIDFVLSSIFIGGFRISKRTYLENSPKNSPKPALIFGANTQSATLIKSALNGELPFYPLAIIDEDIKEQGNYISNLKVYPKSAIKELMEKHSIKSVILTKSYAKPPLENLFNELKQIGIEEVKIASMLKDDAPLEDISIEDLLSRPSKDLDKEVIANFISGKKVLITGAGGSIGSEIVRQCVSFGAKRVILVEHSEYNLYAITEELTKNNPLGKLNANQPLRPVMLSILERERLQKLLDEERPDIVMHAAAYKHVPLCEYNQKSAIENNIIGSKNVIDCAIESKVPKIVIISTDKAVRPTNVMGATKRVVELYAQNVDSKQSEIVAVRFGNVLGSSGSVVPKFKAQIQSGGPITVTHPDITRYFMLIPEACRLVLQAASIAKGGEIFILDMGEPVKIVDLAKNMLRLYGKENEIEIVFSGLRPGEKLYEELLIGESEGKTKYPSIQVARPTEYDIDKLNKDILELLECENKVSKLKEIVVEFNHNAG